The following are encoded together in the Bradyrhizobium sp. CCGUVB1N3 genome:
- a CDS encoding type II secretion system F family protein: MTFGLSLVALAIVLATATFVLIIHELHIRVLNIRVSNAVLGVPGRSAPIQDITSWLSSLGARYRRFYSAENLDQLRTIVQSSGLNPHRALSIWIGVKTVSMFLFPIIALFVAQLLGKPLTDVLVFSLIGVVIGIVGPRLILLVLRRRFNAGIRLGTPDMIDLLVVCSEAGMGLESALERVAEEMKRTNPAMARVLYGLLDDLRILPNRSEAFEKLASTSEGLRRFGTMVSQSLQYGTPLSQALRSIAIDLRRERITNLEERAHKLGAKLTIPMVLFMLPAMFIILGGSPFLHLVRTFSSISVK, encoded by the coding sequence ATGACTTTCGGTCTCAGTTTGGTGGCCCTCGCCATAGTACTTGCGACTGCGACCTTCGTGTTGATCATCCACGAACTGCACATTCGTGTGTTGAACATACGGGTGTCAAATGCCGTGTTGGGCGTTCCTGGCCGGTCCGCGCCCATCCAGGACATCACCAGTTGGCTTTCGTCGCTCGGCGCGCGGTATCGGCGCTTCTACTCTGCGGAAAATCTGGACCAGCTCCGAACGATCGTTCAATCGTCGGGCTTGAATCCTCATCGGGCCTTGTCGATCTGGATCGGTGTCAAAACCGTCAGCATGTTCTTATTCCCGATCATTGCCCTGTTTGTTGCGCAGCTTCTTGGGAAGCCACTGACCGATGTGCTGGTCTTCAGTCTCATTGGCGTGGTGATCGGAATTGTGGGGCCGCGGTTGATCCTGTTGGTGCTGAGACGGCGTTTCAATGCCGGCATTCGGCTAGGCACGCCGGATATGATCGACTTGCTGGTTGTCTGCAGCGAAGCGGGAATGGGTCTGGAGAGCGCGCTGGAACGCGTAGCGGAAGAAATGAAACGGACCAATCCTGCCATGGCCCGGGTTTTGTACGGCCTTCTTGATGATCTCCGGATATTGCCAAATCGCAGCGAGGCCTTCGAGAAATTGGCATCTACGTCAGAAGGACTTCGCCGGTTCGGCACCATGGTAAGCCAAAGCCTGCAATACGGAACGCCCCTGAGCCAGGCTCTCCGCAGCATCGCTATCGACCTCAGGCGGGAACGCATTACCAACCTGGAGGAAAGAGCGCACAAGCTGGGCGCCAAGCTGACCATTCCGATGGTGTTGTTCATGCTTCCAGCCATGTTCATCATTTTGGGCGGAAGTCCGTTTCTGCACCTCGTGCGTACATTCTCCAGCATCTCGGTGAAGTAA
- a CDS encoding type II secretion system F family protein, whose product MSEFLTTFDLVLLTCAAALSLWLDARQRRIDRQVAIALPVSDSANLPSIRRLEAGSRWQFVFRIVSYEAGIAYVCHPAYVLFAGAIAAAAILYANSVLDFPSLYAYPVAVIVAISVVRGLFGWQRHRLTSQLFRQLPDTIQLVTSTVRSGLPVTEAFRTIAREMPQPTAGQFAIVCSEVSMGRPPEEAVEAVYQRTQVAEYGIFAVTLAVQLKSGGSLTETLQTLGDTVRQRVALAARAKALAGEVIFSSRALSLSPVIVGGLLYLINPQTVDLLIYDPTGNRLLAYAAASVIVGSLVIRWMVRRETAL is encoded by the coding sequence ATGTCGGAGTTTTTGACCACCTTTGACCTCGTGCTCCTGACATGTGCAGCAGCCTTAAGTTTGTGGCTCGACGCACGACAACGACGCATCGATCGTCAGGTAGCGATAGCTCTGCCAGTTTCAGATTCGGCGAACCTGCCCTCCATTCGCCGGCTAGAGGCCGGATCCCGCTGGCAGTTTGTCTTCCGCATCGTCAGTTACGAGGCCGGGATCGCTTACGTTTGCCACCCCGCATACGTGCTGTTTGCCGGTGCGATCGCAGCAGCCGCAATCCTTTATGCCAATAGCGTGCTGGATTTTCCCAGCCTCTATGCGTATCCGGTGGCAGTAATTGTAGCGATTTCGGTGGTGCGAGGTCTGTTTGGATGGCAGCGGCATCGCCTCACCAGTCAACTGTTTCGACAGCTGCCTGACACGATCCAGCTGGTGACGAGTACTGTTCGATCCGGGTTACCCGTGACTGAAGCATTTCGCACCATTGCTCGCGAGATGCCGCAACCAACGGCTGGGCAGTTCGCCATCGTCTGCAGCGAAGTGAGTATGGGGAGACCTCCAGAGGAGGCCGTCGAAGCCGTCTATCAACGAACGCAAGTGGCGGAGTATGGGATCTTTGCGGTCACGCTCGCAGTCCAGCTGAAGTCAGGTGGCAGTTTGACCGAAACCTTGCAAACATTGGGAGATACCGTGAGGCAGCGTGTTGCGCTCGCTGCTCGCGCGAAGGCTCTGGCCGGAGAGGTGATCTTTTCCTCGCGCGCGCTTTCATTGTCGCCCGTCATTGTCGGTGGGTTACTATACCTGATCAATCCGCAAACAGTCGATCTGCTGATCTATGATCCGACCGGAAACAGGCTGCTGGCTTACGCAGCAGCCTCGGTGATTGTCGGGTCCCTTGTGATCCGTTGGATGGTCAGAAGGGAAACAGCGCTATGA
- a CDS encoding CpaF family protein gives MPSLPASTPSLPAPSSPASTPRRDESTIQRPAMPASLRERVIEQIEPSVAATVSRDVLRRQIEEIIHGIANEERLELSGREQFQLADEIADDMTGYGPLRPLLLDQSINDIMVNGPSNVYVERSGKLERIAVRFRDNDHIASVAQKIAAQVGRRVDESSPMVDCRLPDGSRVNIIFPPLAIHSPCISIRKFPSRRLDMAGMIQNGSVTAAMGQLLEIAARSRLNILVSGGTGSGKTTLLNALSQFIDHSERIVTIEDAAELQLQQPHVISLETRPPSLEGTGQVTQRDLVWNALRMRPDRIVVGEVRGAEAFDMLQAMNTGHDGSISTVHANSARDAMTRIENMVQMGQPNLPLRAIRSQIVAALDLIVQVERMRDGQRRVIQISEVIGLEGEVITTNDIAAFEYEHEDVHGRISGTYRSTNAVPKFKSRLTYYGLDRAWAEAMRQL, from the coding sequence ATGCCAAGCTTGCCTGCGTCGACGCCGAGCTTGCCGGCGCCAAGCTCGCCTGCATCGACGCCGAGACGCGACGAATCTACGATTCAGCGCCCCGCGATGCCGGCTTCGCTGCGCGAACGGGTCATCGAGCAGATTGAGCCGTCGGTGGCCGCAACTGTTTCGCGCGATGTTCTTCGGCGGCAGATCGAGGAAATCATCCACGGAATCGCCAACGAGGAACGGCTCGAACTGTCAGGCCGCGAGCAGTTTCAGCTGGCGGACGAGATTGCAGACGACATGACCGGCTACGGGCCGCTGCGTCCGCTTCTGCTGGATCAATCGATCAACGACATCATGGTCAACGGGCCGAGTAACGTTTATGTCGAGCGAAGCGGCAAGCTGGAACGGATCGCGGTGCGATTCCGCGACAATGATCATATCGCCTCGGTGGCGCAGAAAATTGCCGCGCAAGTCGGGCGCCGAGTGGACGAATCCAGTCCGATGGTGGATTGCCGCCTGCCTGACGGCAGCCGGGTCAACATCATCTTCCCGCCGCTCGCGATCCATAGCCCCTGCATATCCATCCGAAAATTTCCAAGTCGCCGTTTGGACATGGCCGGGATGATCCAGAACGGCTCGGTGACCGCGGCCATGGGACAATTGCTGGAGATTGCCGCCCGATCCCGGCTCAATATTCTGGTCTCTGGCGGCACCGGTTCCGGCAAGACGACGCTGTTGAACGCCCTGAGCCAGTTCATCGATCACAGTGAGCGCATCGTCACCATCGAGGACGCCGCAGAGTTGCAGCTTCAACAGCCGCACGTGATCAGCCTGGAGACGCGGCCCCCCAGCCTCGAAGGCACGGGGCAGGTGACACAACGCGATCTGGTGTGGAATGCGCTACGCATGCGTCCTGACCGGATCGTCGTCGGCGAGGTGCGCGGCGCTGAAGCGTTTGACATGCTGCAAGCGATGAACACCGGCCATGATGGTTCGATCTCGACGGTGCATGCGAACAGCGCCCGCGATGCAATGACCCGTATTGAAAACATGGTGCAGATGGGACAGCCAAACCTGCCGCTGCGGGCGATCAGGTCTCAGATCGTCGCTGCGCTGGATCTCATCGTGCAGGTCGAACGCATGCGGGATGGACAGCGTCGCGTTATCCAGATCAGCGAGGTGATCGGGCTGGAAGGCGAGGTGATCACCACCAATGACATCGCGGCGTTCGAGTACGAACACGAGGATGTTCACGGACGGATATCGGGCACCTACAGGTCCACGAACGCGGTCCCAAAATTCAAGAGCCGTCTTACCTATTATGGGCTTGATCGAGCCTGGGCCGAGGCTATGAGGCAACTATAA
- a CDS encoding AAA family ATPase, whose translation MSVNVNMAVVSSSEESPSVATRNRIVCFVNDELSAAALRKGLEGSNLSIRRGTIRNAIKMLETDTELFALVTDISGIDDPFTELERLAGVCPPDVRVALIGESKEITFYRELMEIGLTEYLPRPLTRDMVLDQLRPKLLGDVAPGPTDRGGHVISICGAQGGAGATSIAINLALQLAETTKAKVALLDLHLQGGETAVMLGVQPGPGLRIALENPMRADTLFLERAAIDVNERVCLISADEDLDAQLNITEAGVRHVLGLLRQRFNYVVVDVPVPFPPSIHPVITLSRHVLVLLEAEVTGLRNAHALRAAVTNIAGKDRVFTLLNRADRPGGLPRDTIVKALGAEPDMVIPDLGKGMTQAVNLGIPALKHVRGLRRHLAPIVREIAGVGAERKGWLRRLLG comes from the coding sequence GTGAGCGTAAACGTAAATATGGCAGTCGTCAGTTCGTCCGAAGAATCTCCGTCGGTTGCAACGCGCAATCGAATCGTCTGTTTCGTGAATGACGAGCTTAGTGCAGCGGCTCTGCGCAAAGGCCTCGAAGGCAGCAACTTGTCGATCAGGCGTGGCACGATCCGTAATGCCATAAAGATGCTCGAGACCGACACCGAGTTATTCGCGTTGGTGACGGACATCAGTGGAATCGATGATCCATTTACCGAACTGGAAAGGTTGGCCGGCGTCTGCCCACCCGATGTCCGGGTGGCTCTGATCGGTGAGAGCAAGGAGATCACCTTCTACCGCGAGCTTATGGAAATCGGCTTGACCGAGTATCTGCCGAGGCCGCTTACGCGCGATATGGTGCTAGACCAGCTGCGCCCGAAGTTGCTTGGCGACGTGGCGCCCGGTCCCACCGATCGTGGCGGGCATGTGATCTCGATCTGTGGTGCGCAGGGCGGTGCCGGCGCAACGAGTATCGCCATCAATCTCGCGCTGCAGCTGGCCGAGACCACCAAGGCCAAGGTCGCGCTGCTCGACCTTCATCTGCAAGGCGGCGAAACAGCCGTAATGTTGGGTGTTCAGCCTGGACCTGGGCTGCGCATCGCCTTGGAGAACCCGATGCGGGCGGACACGTTGTTCCTCGAACGCGCGGCTATTGATGTCAACGAGCGAGTTTGCCTCATTTCCGCCGACGAGGACCTGGATGCGCAGCTGAACATTACTGAGGCGGGAGTGAGACACGTGCTGGGTCTGCTCCGCCAACGGTTCAATTACGTCGTGGTCGATGTTCCAGTCCCGTTTCCGCCATCCATCCATCCGGTGATCACTCTTTCTCGCCACGTGCTGGTGCTGCTGGAAGCGGAAGTGACCGGACTGCGCAACGCCCATGCACTTCGCGCGGCCGTCACCAACATCGCCGGCAAGGATCGCGTGTTTACTTTGCTCAATCGCGCCGATCGTCCCGGCGGCCTTCCCAGGGATACGATTGTCAAGGCCTTGGGCGCAGAACCCGACATGGTGATTCCCGATCTCGGCAAGGGGATGACCCAAGCGGTCAATCTCGGAATTCCGGCTCTCAAGCACGTACGAGGGTTGCGACGTCACCTCGCCCCAATTGTCCGGGAGATCGCAGGCGTCGGTGCCGAACGGAAGGGATGGTTGAGGAGGCTGCTCGGGTGA
- the cpaB gene encoding Flp pilus assembly protein CpaB: MSSTLRLSIIMVFLLATAALGLIAYNMVLPKEQVAVVQVAEKAPEPPPAVAYLVAARPLPRGTLARDEDFTVRSVPASDGAPAGAILDTADAKIGLRGALVRNFLDTGSPVTSKDILRPRERGFLATVLAPDSRAISINVDAASGVSGLIWPGDYVDVVMTQESTAANDDKRNPDQQHGTLSETVVHNVRIVAIDQEIVQGGSASNATAGKVARTVSLQLAPEQVKKVTVAAVLGKLTLAVRSAVDRQDTGDTAATVVVYARNSGTKYSVRRDDTGNTRTLLSGDVLPAIAPSAPLASAVSSRR; the protein is encoded by the coding sequence ATGTCATCCACTTTGCGTCTCTCGATCATCATGGTGTTTTTGCTCGCGACCGCTGCGCTCGGGCTTATTGCCTACAACATGGTTCTGCCGAAAGAACAGGTCGCGGTCGTACAGGTCGCGGAGAAGGCGCCGGAGCCGCCTCCCGCTGTAGCGTACTTGGTCGCGGCACGTCCGCTACCGAGAGGGACGCTGGCCCGCGATGAGGATTTCACAGTACGCTCGGTGCCAGCGTCGGATGGTGCTCCTGCAGGGGCAATCCTTGATACGGCCGACGCCAAGATCGGACTTCGCGGAGCTCTGGTTCGCAACTTTCTCGACACCGGCAGTCCCGTCACATCAAAGGACATATTGCGCCCGCGGGAACGGGGTTTTCTCGCCACCGTCCTGGCACCCGATAGCCGTGCCATCAGCATCAACGTTGACGCCGCGTCTGGTGTCTCGGGCCTGATCTGGCCGGGTGACTATGTGGATGTCGTGATGACCCAGGAATCGACAGCAGCGAACGACGACAAGAGAAATCCCGATCAACAGCATGGCACGCTGAGCGAAACCGTTGTTCACAACGTTCGAATTGTCGCGATTGACCAGGAGATCGTGCAAGGTGGCTCAGCCAGCAACGCCACGGCCGGGAAGGTAGCGCGTACCGTATCGTTGCAGCTTGCGCCAGAGCAGGTCAAGAAAGTCACGGTCGCAGCAGTGCTCGGAAAGCTCACCTTGGCCGTACGGTCAGCGGTCGATCGACAGGATACAGGAGACACGGCCGCGACGGTGGTGGTTTATGCGCGCAACAGCGGTACGAAATACTCAGTCAGGCGAGACGATACAGGGAACACGCGCACGCTGTTGAGCGGCGACGTGCTGCCGGCGATTGCCCCGTCAGCGCCGCTCGCGTCGGCCGTGTCGTCACGTCGGTAA
- a CDS encoding prepilin peptidase, translating into MNWIVPITSFLEILLLLYVATIDIATRLIRNEICVALALLGIASQFTSPMQVAESLIAATILLLLLLVIYQRGWIGGGDVKLLVALAVGLPLTGVIQLLTITALAGGVLALVHLMMRMLPYPRLAPAGSSLVRRVYSIERWRHLRQAPLPYGVAIACGGIWAIFSKGL; encoded by the coding sequence ATGAATTGGATTGTTCCCATAACCTCGTTTCTGGAAATCCTGTTGTTGCTGTATGTCGCAACGATCGATATCGCGACACGATTGATCCGAAATGAAATTTGTGTGGCGCTGGCGCTGCTCGGAATCGCCAGTCAATTTACCAGCCCGATGCAAGTTGCCGAATCGCTAATCGCCGCAACAATCCTGTTGCTGCTGCTGCTGGTCATATACCAGCGGGGATGGATTGGCGGCGGTGACGTCAAGCTGCTGGTCGCATTAGCGGTTGGTCTCCCGCTGACGGGTGTGATTCAGTTGTTGACCATAACCGCGCTTGCCGGCGGCGTTCTTGCCCTGGTGCATCTGATGATGCGCATGCTGCCATATCCCAGGCTGGCGCCCGCCGGATCGTCGCTCGTACGCCGCGTCTACTCGATAGAGCGTTGGCGCCATTTGCGACAGGCACCGCTGCCTTACGGGGTTGCCATCGCGTGCGGCGGTATCTGGGCCATTTTCAGCAAAGGACTTTGA
- a CDS encoding branched-chain amino acid aminotransferase, which translates to MVPNTKSVSHSRTWTFFRGEWHEGNLPIMGPRTHGLWLASTVFDGARAFEGVMPDLDRHCARVNQSALNFGLKPIVDLGTWLELAREGIARFPANAELYIRPMYWPQNGVGGGVLFDPETTDWCLCIYESPIPEPVGSAITLSPFRRPTAECAPADVKASCLYPNSSRALREAASRGFQNCLMLDMLGNVAEFGNSNVFMAKAGVVYTPAPNGTFLNGITRQRVIDLLRGDGITVIEATLRYSDFVIADEIFSTGNFAKVAPVIRIDDRQLMPGRFYARARKLYWDFAHGVKLAA; encoded by the coding sequence ATGGTTCCCAACACCAAATCCGTCAGCCATTCGAGGACATGGACATTCTTCCGAGGCGAGTGGCACGAGGGCAATTTGCCGATCATGGGGCCACGCACCCATGGGCTCTGGCTCGCCTCGACTGTGTTCGATGGCGCGCGCGCCTTCGAAGGCGTCATGCCCGACCTCGATCGTCATTGCGCCCGCGTCAATCAATCTGCGCTCAACTTCGGCCTCAAACCGATCGTCGATCTCGGCACGTGGCTCGAACTGGCGCGTGAAGGTATCGCCCGCTTCCCGGCCAACGCCGAACTCTACATCCGCCCGATGTACTGGCCGCAGAACGGCGTCGGCGGCGGCGTGCTGTTCGATCCGGAAACGACGGACTGGTGCCTTTGCATCTACGAATCGCCGATCCCGGAGCCCGTCGGCAGCGCGATTACGCTGTCGCCGTTCCGCAGACCGACCGCCGAATGCGCGCCGGCCGACGTCAAGGCCTCCTGCCTTTACCCGAACAGCTCCCGTGCGCTCAGGGAGGCCGCCTCGCGTGGCTTCCAGAATTGCCTGATGCTGGATATGCTCGGCAACGTCGCCGAGTTCGGCAATTCCAACGTGTTCATGGCGAAAGCCGGCGTCGTCTATACGCCGGCGCCGAATGGCACGTTCCTGAACGGAATCACGCGGCAGCGCGTGATCGACCTTTTGCGCGGTGACGGCATCACGGTGATAGAGGCGACGTTACGCTATTCGGATTTCGTCATTGCGGACGAGATCTTTTCGACCGGCAATTTCGCCAAGGTCGCGCCCGTGATCCGGATCGACGACCGGCAACTCATGCCCGGGCGCTTTTATGCGCGTGCACGAAAGCTGTATTGGGATTTCGCACACGGGGTGAAGCTTGCGGCGTGA
- a CDS encoding acyl-CoA acyltransferase: MIRCREIGIADLDVIADLLTRGFPIRSRDYWIDGLRRLSVRETPDSFPRFGYMLEHDRTPVGALLLIHTARNDDGCISIRCNLSSWYVKPAFRSYAPMLTKVAQRHKDVTYVNISPAQWTWPAIEAQGFRRYCGGLFFSFPALSRRARDMRVEVVRQHTQAVDGLSEADVALLARHAAYGCLSLVCRAADGRAFPFVLQSMRIRRIAPPAMQLIYCTDVADYVACAGAIGRFLLWRGRISVALDANGRMKGLAGLYRERRKYFKGPHCPRLADLSDSELVIYGP, translated from the coding sequence ATGATCCGATGCCGCGAAATAGGAATAGCCGATCTTGACGTTATCGCCGATCTTCTGACACGAGGCTTTCCGATCCGCTCGCGCGACTACTGGATCGACGGACTACGGCGCTTGTCCGTGCGCGAGACGCCCGACAGTTTCCCGCGCTTCGGCTACATGCTCGAGCATGATCGGACGCCCGTCGGCGCTCTGCTGTTGATCCACACCGCACGGAACGATGACGGCTGTATCTCGATCCGCTGCAATCTCTCCAGCTGGTATGTGAAACCTGCCTTCCGCAGCTACGCGCCGATGCTGACCAAGGTCGCGCAGCGTCACAAGGACGTCACCTACGTCAATATCAGTCCGGCGCAATGGACGTGGCCAGCCATCGAAGCGCAGGGATTCCGCCGCTATTGCGGCGGCTTGTTCTTCTCCTTTCCAGCGCTGTCGCGTCGGGCCAGGGATATGCGCGTTGAAGTCGTCCGGCAGCACACGCAGGCGGTCGACGGCCTGTCCGAGGCTGACGTCGCGCTGCTTGCACGTCACGCAGCGTATGGCTGCCTCAGCCTGGTATGCCGCGCTGCCGATGGCCGCGCCTTTCCGTTCGTCCTGCAGTCGATGCGAATCCGCAGGATCGCGCCTCCCGCCATGCAGTTGATCTATTGCACCGATGTGGCCGACTACGTCGCCTGCGCCGGCGCCATCGGCCGCTTCCTGCTCTGGCGCGGCCGGATCTCCGTCGCTCTCGACGCCAATGGCCGCATGAAGGGCCTTGCCGGGCTCTACAGGGAACGCCGCAAATACTTCAAGGGTCCGCATTGCCCCCGCCTTGCCGATCTGTCGGATTCCGAGCTGGTGATCTACGGACCATAA
- a CDS encoding homoserine O-succinyltransferase, producing the protein MTVLIDVDSYEHHLLSRAPRGSAYDKTSPKHRVECLDIGLINNMSDAALMSTERQLFDLLNAAAGRLLVRLHFYTMEATPRTEWGRDYVRRYYRGIDDLLNRRLDGVIVTGAEPRAASLTEEPYWSTFVQIADWARENTVSSVFSCLAVHGAVLHLDGVARHKLPAKCFGVFAQRKMRHHSLMQDVPTTFRIPHARWNEVQEEDLANCGYSILSWSAEAGVDCFVKQQKKSLFVHFQGHPEYESLSLLGEHRRDMGRFLRGENEVCPTIPRGYLNEEAEEILIAFRQKALSDRRPELFADFPADQVTKDLNNVWHLPAKRIYRNWLLYMVSQRAGRSKPLGAGEAALSASGMPARRHGRKLVAARSARLAHLPDPMTKNKKRLGSCE; encoded by the coding sequence ATGACTGTTTTGATTGACGTAGATTCGTACGAACACCATCTTCTATCCAGAGCGCCGCGCGGAAGCGCTTATGACAAGACCTCGCCGAAACACCGGGTGGAGTGCCTCGACATCGGGCTCATCAACAACATGTCAGATGCTGCCTTGATGTCGACCGAGCGTCAGCTGTTCGACCTGCTCAACGCGGCGGCCGGACGACTTCTCGTCAGGCTGCATTTCTACACGATGGAGGCGACCCCCCGTACGGAATGGGGGCGCGATTACGTGCGTCGATACTACCGTGGCATCGACGATCTCTTGAACAGGAGGCTGGACGGGGTGATCGTGACCGGCGCCGAACCCAGAGCCGCCAGCCTGACGGAAGAGCCCTATTGGAGCACCTTCGTCCAGATCGCCGACTGGGCCAGGGAGAATACCGTGTCGTCGGTGTTTTCGTGTCTGGCCGTCCATGGGGCTGTCCTGCACTTGGATGGCGTTGCGCGCCACAAGCTGCCTGCCAAATGCTTCGGTGTCTTCGCTCAAAGAAAGATGAGGCATCATTCCTTGATGCAAGATGTGCCGACGACCTTCAGAATACCGCACGCCCGGTGGAACGAAGTGCAGGAGGAGGATCTCGCGAACTGCGGATATTCGATTCTCTCCTGGTCGGCGGAGGCGGGGGTCGACTGCTTCGTCAAGCAGCAGAAGAAGAGCCTTTTCGTCCATTTCCAGGGCCACCCGGAATACGAATCCCTGAGCCTGTTGGGCGAACATAGAAGAGACATGGGTCGCTTCCTCCGGGGAGAGAACGAAGTCTGTCCGACGATACCGAGGGGTTATTTGAACGAGGAGGCGGAAGAGATATTGATCGCTTTCCGACAGAAAGCCCTTTCCGACAGACGCCCAGAGCTTTTCGCCGACTTTCCGGCCGATCAGGTGACGAAGGATCTGAACAACGTCTGGCATCTGCCGGCCAAGCGCATCTACCGCAACTGGTTGCTGTACATGGTGTCGCAGCGAGCTGGACGCTCCAAACCGTTGGGGGCAGGGGAAGCGGCTCTCTCCGCATCCGGAATGCCGGCGCGCCGCCATGGTCGCAAGTTGGTTGCCGCTCGATCCGCCCGCCTGGCGCACCTGCCAGACCCGATGACCAAGAACAAGAAGCGGCTCGGAAGTTGTGAGTGA
- a CDS encoding O-acetylhomoserine aminocarboxypropyltransferase/cysteine synthase family protein: MRRETIAVHGGFKDDPVTKAVAVPIYQTASYAFDSADHGAALFNLEVDGFRYTRIGNPTNAVLESRVADLEGGIGALSVACGQAAVNYAVINIAEMGTNIVSVPQLYGTTHTLFAHILPRQGITVRFSEDDRPASVEGLIDDDTRAVFCESVGNPAGNVCDIEAMADVAHRHGVPLIVDNTVPTPILLRPIEHGADIVVESLTKFMGGHGTTLGGIIIDGGRFPWTEHRRRFPMMNEPESSYHGLVFTERYGAAAYIARCRAVSQRTTGAVLAPMNAFLLLQGIETVALRIERHVDNGEKVAQFLRNAHGVGWVNYAGFHDSPYYALTQKYLGGRACSLLTFGVAGGFEAGKRFYDALKLCKRLVNIGDAKTLACHPASTTHRQMSPEEQDKAGVRPEMIRLSVGIEHIDDIIADLDQALRAAN; encoded by the coding sequence ATGAGAAGAGAGACCATCGCCGTCCACGGCGGCTTCAAGGACGATCCGGTCACCAAGGCCGTCGCCGTGCCGATCTATCAGACCGCCTCGTACGCATTCGACAGCGCCGACCATGGAGCCGCGCTGTTTAACCTCGAAGTGGACGGCTTCCGCTACACCCGGATCGGCAATCCGACCAATGCGGTGCTTGAGAGTCGCGTTGCCGACTTGGAAGGAGGCATCGGGGCACTCAGCGTGGCCTGTGGCCAGGCCGCGGTGAACTATGCGGTGATCAATATCGCGGAGATGGGCACCAACATCGTCTCGGTCCCTCAGCTCTACGGAACCACGCATACGCTGTTCGCGCACATCCTGCCGAGGCAGGGCATTACGGTGCGGTTTTCGGAAGACGACCGGCCGGCGAGCGTAGAAGGACTGATCGACGACGATACCCGGGCGGTGTTCTGCGAGAGCGTCGGAAACCCGGCCGGAAACGTCTGCGATATCGAAGCGATGGCCGACGTCGCGCACCGGCACGGCGTTCCGCTGATCGTCGACAACACGGTGCCGACACCGATCCTGCTCCGGCCGATCGAACATGGCGCTGACATCGTCGTGGAGTCGCTGACGAAATTCATGGGCGGGCATGGCACCACGCTCGGTGGAATTATCATCGACGGGGGCAGGTTCCCATGGACGGAGCATCGCCGGCGCTTCCCGATGATGAACGAGCCGGAGTCATCGTACCACGGGTTGGTCTTCACCGAGCGCTACGGGGCCGCTGCCTACATTGCGCGTTGCCGCGCCGTCTCGCAGAGGACCACCGGCGCCGTCCTGGCGCCGATGAACGCTTTCCTGCTGCTCCAGGGCATTGAAACCGTCGCGCTGCGGATCGAGCGGCACGTCGATAATGGCGAGAAGGTCGCGCAGTTCTTGCGCAATGCCCACGGTGTCGGGTGGGTGAATTATGCGGGCTTTCACGACAGCCCCTATTACGCGCTGACACAGAAATATCTGGGCGGCCGGGCGTGTTCGCTGCTGACCTTTGGCGTGGCTGGAGGCTTCGAGGCGGGCAAGCGGTTTTACGACGCGCTGAAGCTCTGCAAACGGCTGGTCAATATTGGCGACGCGAAAACGCTCGCCTGCCACCCCGCATCGACCACGCATCGGCAAATGTCGCCCGAAGAGCAGGACAAAGCCGGCGTGCGGCCCGAGATGATCAGGCTGAGCGTCGGAATCGAGCACATCGACGACATCATCGCGGATCTCGATCAGGCCCTCCGTGCCGCGAATTGA